The genome window AGACTGACGTTACGCTGTTTGGAAGGCCCTTGCAACTTTAGTTACTTTATCTTCACCTGAATTTTTCttaatcaaaaattttattttaccacTTCCTTTGGTATTAGCTGAAAAAATTATATAGCTCTTATGCTTACCTGTTATAGATGATGGTTTATATATCTCACTTTCTACCATTTTCAATACTGAATTGACAATTACACACTGCATAGTTTTAAAAGGACTTTTATGTTTACTAAATGTCCGCAGAAAATTCACATAATTTACACTGGCTTTTTGGGattcaaatatacacaaaaacagAATAGCAACGAAAAGAATCGAAAAGATTGAAACTGGTCATCTCGTGACCACAACAAGGCAGGCTGAATtcacaataaacaagtaaagagTATTAAACCACTGAAAGGGTTTCAAACTGAGAAAAATAGCGCTGCCATTTTAAGTCATTTAAGTACTAAATACTGTGGTAGAAAAAGATCTCTAAAtaacaaatttaatttattgaagAAAGCTGAATACAGGAGACTTAGGGAGCGCTGACAAAAACCATTAAACACAGAATATGTCCTGTATGTACATGATGCCTAGCAACCCTGTGTAACtgcttttacattttcctttacaATCTGCGAGTCAGCAACTATAAAtaagacagtaaaaataaaatttatttttagaataaatagaatatttatttagaaaataaaaattttcttctattgaCAAAATACCTTCTTCACATTAAGAAATACAAGATCTAACTCAACTGATTTTACACTTCGGTTGATTTCAGCAAAATGTGCTTCTCATAACATCTATGGAGAAAATCATCTCTGCCAActcacaagaaagcaaagaaCAGACTGACCCAAGTAGCCAAATGGAGCAGCAAGGAAAACCGCAGCTCATTTCCTTAGCCAACATAGTACCAAAAGCAAAACTGAGTTCAGTAACCAAGAGATAATTTACCAACTGTATAAAAGCTGGGAAAAATGTACTAAAAAAGTTATCTCCTCAGTCTCTGCCAACTAAATTCTTAAGAGTTTCCATGTATTTAATCTGAAGTATTGTCTGTGGTtaggaacattttaaaagaagccaACACCTAAAGAGACTAAACAAATAGCCATAATAAGTCACAATAAAAATTCTGGATTTGATCATGTCTCCAACAAAGTTCAGTTACCTCCTGGTCAGTCATCCGGAAACAATTCTTCACATAATTGATGAATTTGGCTTCCACTTTGGGAAGGGAACCACCCTATTGAGACAAAAGCATTATTAAGGGTAAGTATAGAAACATTGTTTTTGAGGGAGATTGTGAGAAATTCCTCAAAGATTTGAGTGCTGTTTATTATATGGATCATTGTGATTCATTCCTTGTCTCTTCAACTCCTTCATTTTAATACTGAATAAATCCTTTTTTAGGCCTAGAAAGACATGTTTGTATAACATATTAGGACCTAGGTCTTCCACAAGTACTCTCGTACTGAATAAGGTTTGTCCAAGTTTCAaattccctgcccccacccagccaCTCTAAAAACACGAAGTATAAGCTGTGCTTGTGATTCTTCAGGAACTCAACCATCAACTTGACTACCTACTGTATTTATCTAACAAGTCGGCTTTATCACCATCCTCTACCACCCAGGACCAAATACATTTCACTAAACTCTAAACTTCGCCATTCCTTTCAATTATGGACACAGGGAAGAAAGCACAATAGTAGTAAcaccaaattattttcaaagtatatgtcaccaaatattttcaaaaatcttgAAATGTTTATACTTATCTCTGCTCTGGAATTACCTTAACGCACtaattttttcacttttgtttcctattttgatAACTAAATTTTGATTTTCCTTGTAACCTGAatcttctgtgcattttaaaaggatcaaGAAGGCTTCAGGTATGGTGTAAGATACTTAACTGCCTCATCACCTAGAAAATAAACCTCACTATAATTTACACTTTTAAATTATTGTCACATACATTCTTATttgattcaaatatttattgagcagctaggGAGATACAAAGGTGATTAAAATATGGTCAAAGAGGTGAGGCAAATGCACAAGTAATAGAAAGCAAAGTATAAGGTTCACTGGATCACAGCAGTCAAAAGAAAGTGTTTTAGGAGATCAAGAGATTGCTTCCAGCCTGGAAGGGGGGCATGGGTGGGTGGCAAATCAGGAAAGGGGATTGAGTTAAAATAGAAGACTTCAGTCTGGATTGTTGATGATACTCAGTTTGGACTATATttgtctctccttttcctctctccccatcttTGGGCTTAATTTACCAGTAGTGCCCAGGATTGTTCAATGCGCCTGCAATTAAACCAAGGAGATAGGACCACATTAAAATTAGGGGGAGGGGtatctaaaatgtcattttagaACGGTACGCAAGGGATAAAAATAAAGCAGCGATACCAGGAAGGCTAAAAGGTTTACAGTTGTACTAAAGCAAAATCAAGAAATACATTCTGGTTCTAAAATGTTAGTTTTCCAACTGACTCATAACTGCACAATGAAAGGAAATCTACGAAGCCATGTAGAACCTAGTGAGCACAGAAAAAACATAGGGAAAGGGAGTCAGTAACTTTTCCTCACCATCCCGCATTTATTCTCAATAATTGGGGTCTGAGAATATtcacagaattttaaagtttctctCAAATGTGTTTCAAGGCATTAAAACCAATTACTCCATACTCCAGAGTTCACTAAAGTTTACTAAGtacatcccccccaccccaaatcaaGCAAGGCAAGTAGGACAAAAGCTAATCCTCTTTTCACACATTTCCACTAAGACAAAAGGAGACTAAATGTAAACACGTTAGTCACTCAAAAATTCAAGATATTATCACACGTATTGCCTGGTGACATCTTGGTGCAAATGGCAAATAGAAATGACTCAATTTGTTGGAGAATGTTTCTGACTACAGTCAAACacgagtaattttttaaaaaactacaacacCAAGCGGCCAAAGACTACTTTTCCAGCTGTTTGCAATTTTAGAAGACTCAAACGCCCTCTGCTGGTACTGTGGCATCTCATGACCAGAACAGGTGAGGGAAATGCTCTCATTTTAACATCTAAGGTAAGAATATATCTTACAATCAACttacttgtattccttttataatggaaaataaagcaTATGTCACttcaaatatgcaaaaaaatCAACAGAGACTATAAATTAATGTAAGTAACCAGTAATTCATTTTTGAGATAATTTCACACAAGGGCAAGTATATTAACtataaaaaatgaggaagagtCCTGTTCTAAACCCCAGAAAGGTAAAATTACCAATTTAGTTCCTTCAAGGAAGACAATTTTACTCACTTTTTCTATACTTGCTTGCATTTTTGCTTTAATGTCTTCTACAGAGCTAGGTCCTTTCGGTGTTTTAGgagttttttcctgttttttgaaaGATTCTTGACCCTGGGAAAAAAGGCGAATTTTAACATCATAAGAACTCTTAAGACCCACACTCTACCTGGATTTTCTCAACAAAATTCTTACAGTCCTTTGTAAAAACAAGTATACACcagaattgagttaaatgaaTTCGTGTctcaacaattatttttaaattattgcttaAGAAAGGAATAGGAAATAGTTTGAGCCTGCATTTATATTCAACACAAGGTCAGTTCTACACTTAAAGTAtattatcaaaaaaagaaaccagaaggtCCCCAAGAATGAAGCAACAAAGTTAACGCAGCTTGATGCCTGGGGCCCATTCCATAGCATTTAAATGATAATCTCCCAACATGCGGCCAGCACCAGAAACTGCACTATGCGATAAACATACCTTTCAACAAGCAAGAACCCTTATATGACACAACTGTTTGTACCACAATAAAAATCTTTCTGTCGGCTTTCTCCCCCATTAGAAAGCCACGgcaatatacagttgacccttgaatgtCAACAGGTGACGCCAGCCCTCCACGTGgccaaaaatctgtgtataacttgTCGGCCCTCCACATCTGTGGTTCCTCTGCATCCAGATTCAACCAAACGTGGATATGCAGTACTGtagcatttacaaaaaaaaaaaaaaccgtgataaatggacccatgcagtttaaacctatgttgttcaagggtcaactgtctAACTATACGACAGTGATTACCAATAAAATAATCACATCTTAGCTCTTCGACACCAGCTACAGGCGTTCTCCAAAGACctaccaaatttttaaaagtagattctTCCACAGAAGAACCTAACTACTTCAATGGACCTTGTATTTGTATGCTACCACTTACTTTTGATCTTGGTGTTGATGGTTTtgagtcttttccattctggtttgatttttgtgcatttttGGCTGGAGTATCTCGTACAGACTGCAATTACAAATTAATCTTAGTCAGTGCCCCTCCCTACATAACAGACATATTAGTACAAATAAAACTGCCCCAAACCATGGCAAAAGCAGCAGTCACGCTAAGAGAAACAATCATTTCGACAAAAGATTACAAAAGGGTTAACAAACAGACAGAAggctatataaagaaaataagtaattcCCCACTATTAGAAAAGTTTCCAGGATAGCCCTactcaagaaaaatttaaagtatgaGATCATCTTCTCCTAAGACAATTTTCAATAACCACAAAACAAGCCAATGGCAAAAATTCCCATCATTTTGTTATTAGCTATTTCTGATAATCTTATACTACTGTATCTTACTTACTTTCTTTACTGGAGCTTtttcttcagcttcctcatcatcaaagtcatcatcatcatcactacaaATGAAATAAGTACttattactgattcaatgcaCTCAACAAATCTAGAAAGCTTATCCAGAAAGTGGATGAACCTACAAGTTTAGTCATTCAAAGCATGAAGAGCTTTCAAACTTTTGTGGGTTGACAAAAGAACTGACAGCACAATCTTGAACACAAATTCAttttcactgcaacattattcacaattaCCAAGTGGTAGAAGcaacccagggaattccctggcagtccagtggtcaggactccgcacttccactgcagcggggcacaggttcaatccctggttggggaactaagagatcccgcatgcagcTCTGTGTGAGCCAACCCGCCCCCCGTCCCCAAAAAAgcagcaacccaaatgttcataaaCAAATTGTAGGGAAAATgtcatatacgtatatatatcaGGGAATATGCAGTCTTAGGGAAATCCTCAAATGTagcacatggatgaaccttaaggacattatgctaagtgaaagaacagtcacaaaaagacaaatactgtatgattccacttatatgaggtatctaaaggaATCAGTCTTTATAGAAACCAAAAGTAGACTGGTGGCTGGCAGGGGAGAGGTGGAAATGGGGACTTTTTGTTCAATGGTTATGGTTTTCAGTGTAACTAGATGAGCTTGAGatgttacacaacaatgtgattATGATTAACGCTAccgaactgcacacttaaaaaacaGTTAAGATGGGAAATATGGTGTTATGTTTTTtacaactgaaaataaatttttgaaaatgaagttatttaaagaaattaaaataaatagaaacattcCAAATTCATGGACCAGTAAATATTAAGGTGGCAACTCTccaaattaatctacagatttaacacaACCCCTAAAAGAATCCTAGCTGGTATCTCCATAGAAACTGATCCTAAAACTCACACTGAAACTCTAGGAACCCAAAGTAGCCAAaatcaatcttgaaaaagaacaaaggtgaaGCATTCACATTAAGTAATTACAAACTAAAATCTATAAAAagtacaaagcaacagaaatcagaataatgTTTCACCGGCGGAAGGATAGACATGGAACTGAAGAGTCCAaaagtaaatatacatttatggtaactattttcaaaaagggggcaaagaccattcaatggggaaaagtcttttacaaatggtgctgggactaCTGGATATccacaatcaaaaaaaaaaataaaactgcctccTACCTCacaatagatacaaaaatcaattcaaaacgGATAAAAGgtaagagctgaaactataaaactttctgaagatttggcaatggtttcttaggtcTGACAccgaaaacaataaaagaaataaaccaaactTTATGAAATTtaagtttttctgtaaaggaccaccAACAGAGTATAAagacaacccatggaatgggagaaaatgtttgtaaattcTACCTGATAAGGGAtttgtttccaaaatatataaaaagttcttACAGTTCAATAATACAAAACGAGTAAAAGTACTGCTACATGCTACAAGGATGAATCTTAAACActgtaatagggcttccctggtggcacagcggttgagagtccgcctgccgatgcaggggacacgggttcgtgccccagtccgggaagatcccacatgccgcggagcggctgggcccgtgagccatggccactgagcctgcacatccggagcctgcgctctgcaacgggagaggccacaacagtgagaggccctcgtaccgcaaaaaaaaaaaaaaaaaaaaattgtgataagTTAAACAAACCAGCCACAAAAgagcacatattgtatgattccatttacatgaaatatccaaaacaggcaaatctataaaatacaaaaagtacATTAGTGGTTGACTAGAGCTGGGGAAGATGAGGGGTTATAGCAtagtttctttctgaggtgatgaaatgttctgaaattggCTGCACAACTGTGCATATACACTATAAAGCACCAAACTGTACACTCTAAATGGAggaactggggggaaaaaatccaaTCACTGGAGAAGTCCACGAATAAGTACGAGTCAGCAAATGGTGGAATTGGTTTAAATTGTAATTACTTCACAAACCAAACATTATATACTGGCCAAAATGGTTTCTCTTCCACACTACATAgtctaaataaaaaacaagagtAACTTCACCCATGTGCAACCAAAGAAACACTTCTTTCCAATACAGGGGTAAAAATCTGCTATGTTAACTGGATAAAATACCATGTAGTATACATTTAAAGGCATATAACGTCTTCTAAGTAATTTTTAACAGTGATTTGTCAATTTTGGCCCTAGCACCCAATACCTGCATGGGCTACCCCACActaaaaaaaagatgacaatgGTTTCTATAAAACCACTACTGTAAGCAGTTTTATTAGGATATTCCCTAATAAAATAGGGGAAAAGGGTGTTTATGGAGAACcaccctttgttttattttttaagtaacagATATTTTCCTGGGTGGCACCTAGGCAAATCCCATTGCCACCTCAATGAAAAACGTGGAACACTCTCCACCACCCCCTCACCTGATCTGGCCCCTGTGGAAACAACACTGAATTTGTAAGAAAGCACAGCCCATGCTGCCCCAGGACCCAGCCATAACCATGAGCCACTTGGGGAATGGCCACTCTGGCCCCACGGGGGCCCCATGCCAGCCATGCTTGAACGCCTAACATTTTCAGGGCCCCTAAAAACTGTCCTCCTAAGTCACCCCTCATAGCTCCCTGGCCACCCAGAATAATCCACCCAGGATGTATCTGTAAGCcatgctaacttttttttttaactttttattttatattggagtatagttgattaacaatgttgtgttggtcATACTAACTTTTAATGTACTACATGGTCTTCAGCTTTTCTTGCTTACATCAACAGCAGTCAACCAACCCCATACCATACCCCTTCCATCCCCAGAACAGAACCAACTGATCTGCCTTTTATTTTGTGGGTTCCAAGCCTTCTTGGATTATGGCTTACAATTTCCACATAATAACTACTTTTAACTAACAAACCTTGGGGCTCCTCTTAACGTTTTCATTGCCCCCTAACCAATGGAATCTTCTAAGACTTGTTATCCTCAAGGGATCCATTAACTGCCTCTACTTATACATGTATCTGACtacccttttttcccttttatgaaaACTTACCGATTTGGACCTTGTCACCATCTACATTTTTCATTCCTCCCTCACCACCTAACTTAAAAGACAGCTTAGAGAAGACATGGAAGACAAGAACGTAAACTATTTACACTGTAGCTACATCaggaattatccccattttaaagacagaaaatctTCCAAAGCTCAGGCATACTCAAGTAGTAACAAACACCAACTATACTGAGTTTGTTTATAAGTTTAACATGCAGgtaattttgaattttgtgtgtgtgtgtgtgtggtatgcgggcctctcactgttgtggcctctccctttgcggagcataggctctagacgcacaggctcagtggccatggctcacgggcccagccactccgcggcatgtgggatcctcccagacgggggcacgaacccgtgtcccctgcattggcaggtggactcccaaccactgtgccaccagggaagccccctgaatttTTTAAGCATTCAACTCTTTCCTATTTTCTGCTTCCACTGTCATGCTCAAAGGCCTTTTTAAAGGGCTACCAGCTTGGCTAGTTGAGGTCACTGAAAACCTACTTTGCAGATCTGATCTTCAAATTAGTGCATGTTCTCTCAGAGTCTTAAGATTCCATTTCAAttgttttcagtaaatatatattgGACCAACCTGAGAACTCAAGAACAAAGCTGACAagcaattaaaaattcaatattaatAAATTTCTGATATGGCTGCATATAGGAAAGACTAATTATGAGGAGCATTTTATTCCATAGCGTGTTTGTAACTTTACCATAGCCTGACCTAGTTTAACAAACATATCAAATCTTGTTTACAACCAAATTTTAAGTTCTCCAGCAAAATCCTATTCTCTTTTAGAATCTAATTTTCTCATAAGGACCAGGACAACCATATGCCAAAAtcctttgtggggaaaaaaaatcctcaagtgACAACTTACAAAATGAATATAGCTGGAACTATTCAGATTCTCTTTATGCCCaacccatttattataaactgTTCAGCGTAAAATACACCAGACTTAGCATACAGTAATGTGTCCACTAAACCTTCCTCAGAAAAAAGGCACCTAGTCAAATACACCTGGGAAGTGCTGCATATTCCATCCTTTAACTCAGCTCATTTAACACAAACTGACAACCACTAATCATGATTTTGGTAAATCATTTTCATAACCCCCCATACAACAATGTCAGGTTTCTAAGGGCACACTACTtactcttcatcatcatcatcgtcgtcatcatcatcatcttcatcttcatcagcagcaagttttacttttttcttaaaaaaataattggacACACACTCGTAAGTAAGTACTAATCCAAACTACCAAACTAAAGGCCAGAATAAATTATGTATAGTAAATTGCATCTGTACCTGTGGAACCTTGCTACCACTTCCAGGGGCAGAACGCTTTCCAGATATACTTAGGAGCTTcacatcctcctcc of Delphinus delphis chromosome 3, mDelDel1.2, whole genome shotgun sequence contains these proteins:
- the NPM1 gene encoding nucleophosmin isoform X3; the encoded protein is MNYEGSPIKVTLATLKMSVQPTVSLGGFEITPPVVLRLKCGSGPVHISGQHLVAVEEDAESEDEEEEDVKLLSISGKRSAPGSGSKVPQKKVKLAADEDEDDDDDDDDDDEDDDDDDFDDEEAEEKAPVKKSVRDTPAKNAQKSNQNGKDSKPSTPRSKGQESFKKQEKTPKTPKGPSSVEDIKAKMQASIEKGGSLPKVEAKFINYVKNCFRMTDQEAIQDLWQWRKSL
- the NPM1 gene encoding nucleophosmin isoform X2, yielding MEDSMDMDMSPLRPQNYLFGCELKADKDYHFKVDNDENEHQLSLRTVSLGAGAKDELHIVEAEAMNYEGSPIKVTLATLKMSVQPTVSLGGFEITPPVVLRLKCGSGPVHISGQHLVAVEEDAESEDEEEEDVKLLSISGKRSAPGSGSKVPQKKVKLAADEDEDDDDDDDDDDEDDDDDDFDDEEAEEKAPVKKSVRDTPAKNAQKSNQNGKDSKPSTPRSKGQESFKKQEKTPKTPKGPSSVEDIKAKMQASIEKAH
- the NPM1 gene encoding nucleophosmin isoform X1; this encodes MEDSMDMDMSPLRPQNYLFGCELKADKDYHFKVDNDENEHQLSLRTVSLGAGAKDELHIVEAEAMNYEGSPIKVTLATLKMSVQPTVSLGGFEITPPVVLRLKCGSGPVHISGQHLVAVEEDAESEDEEEEDVKLLSISGKRSAPGSGSKVPQKKVKLAADEDEDDDDDDDDDDEDDDDDDFDDEEAEEKAPVKKSVRDTPAKNAQKSNQNGKDSKPSTPRSKGQESFKKQEKTPKTPKGPSSVEDIKAKMQASIEKGGSLPKVEAKFINYVKNCFRMTDQEAIQDLWQWRKSL